Genomic segment of Candidatus Palauibacter australiensis:
CGCACGGTCTCCGCGTCCGCGCGCGAGGCCAGGAAGTCGCGGACCGCCGCCCCGGATTCGTTGCGCAGCCGGCCCCAGAAGTCGAGTTCGTAGGCGAAGCCGAGCGAGGCCGAGTACGTCGTGAACTCGAACCGGTCGGGGAAGTTGAAGCTGAGCCCCGCGATCGGGCTCTCGCCGCCGTCATCCCCGTCGCCCCCGAACTGCGACCCGAGCCCCGTATTGGCGGGGGTGCTGGACCGGTTTCCGTTCGCGTCGAGCGTCAGCGCCGGGAAGAGCGGCGCCCGCGCGATCCGGTACCGGTGCCGCAGTTCCTCGAGCCGCGCGACGGCTTCGTGCAGGTCGAGGTTCGCGACGAGCGCCGTCTCGATCAGGCGGTCCAGCGTCGCGTCGTCGAACGCTCGCCACCAGTCGCGGGGCTCGGGCGCCGCCTCGGCCGGCGGAACGTCCGTATCGTACGCCGTCGGCAGTTCGGCGACCGTGGCCGGAAGTCGGGGGCCCGGCGCGAACGAACACGCACCGGCCGCCGCGAGAAGAAGAAACCCGGCCGCTCGCGGCCAACCGCGCGCGCCAACCCCGGAGACCGCCGTCGCGGCGCTCACGCGAGTTCCTCCCGCCGGGCGCCCCCGGTCGGCCTCAGGCCCGCGAGCAGGAGGTCGACGATGTGCGCCTTCCGTTCCTGCAGGAAGCGATCGAAGTCCTCCACGGCGCGGGAGTGGAAGAGACGCACCGTCGGGAGAGCGACGAACGGAAACAGGCATGCGGACACGATCGTGAGCAGCGTGTGCCGGAGGTCGATCTCCCGGATCTCGCCCGCCCCAATGGCTGCGCGCAGCCGGTCCTCGAGCAGGAGTCCCGGGACCTCCTCGCGCGCCTCGATCGCGGCCGCGAGGTGTCGCTCGAGGACGCCGCCGCCGCACAGACATTCGTTCAGCATGAGGCGCGCCATGTCCTGATGTTCGTAGATGTAGTCGATGTAGCCGTACACGAAGGCGCGGAGGCTGTCCTCGACCCCCTCCTCCGCCCGCAGCGACTGGCTGAGCCCGGCCATGAACTGCCGGCACCCGTGCTCGAACACGGCCTCGTAGAGCTGTTCCTTGGTGCGGAAATAGTAGTGCAGCAGCGCGCGATTGATCCCCGCGTGATCCGCGATCTCCTGCAGTCGAGCGCCGTCCCGCCCCTTGCGGGCGAACACCGTCAGCGCGGCGTCGAAGATCCGCTGTTCGGTGTCCGGCGGCCGTTGTTCGGTATCGGGCGGTCGTGTGGCGGCCGGAGCTTGCGGCACCATCGCAATCCTCGCGTTGTCCAAATCGTTTAACAGTCTTGTCAAGAGGACCCGGACCCTAGTCACGGCTCGTACCGCGCGCAAGTTTCCCGCGGGCGAGATGCATCGCGCGAGGTGCATCGCCGCCCCCATTCGGCAGAGCTCGGGCCACGGGCTGCCGGGGACCGCAACATCGACGGAGGATCCATGAAGCCAGGCGTCCGAATGTACGGCACGACCGTTCTCGCGGTACTCGCGTTCGCGGCGGTTCCGCTTGGGCTGGGCGCGCAGAGTGCGCCGCAGGTCGCGCGCTCGGCGGACGGGGTCGTCGTGGCGGCGCAGCCGCTGGCCGCGGCCGCGGGCGCCCGAATGCTGGAACTCGGGGGGAACGCCGCGGATGCGGCCGTGGCCGCCGCGTTCGCGATCTCCGTGGTCGAACCGAGCATGAACAGCATCGGGGGGCGCAACCAGATCCTCATTCGGACGCCCGACGGCGGGGTCGCGGGCATCGACGGGACGACGTCGGTTCCCCTGGGATACGACCCGGCCACGGCGCCCCGCGCCGCCTACGGCTATCCGACCGTCGGCGTGCCCGGGTCGGTCGCGGGCCTCATGCGCCTGCACGAGGAATACGGCTCCCTCCCGCTGACCACGATCATGGCCCCGGCGATCGATTACGCGGCGCACGGGTTCCGGCTGTTGCCCGGCGAAGCGCGCCGCCAGGCCGGATCGCGCGACCAGGTGGCGGAGTCCGAAGGCGCCCGGCGCTACTACCTGAAGGCCGACGGATCACCCTACCGCCCCGGCGACCGTCTCGTGCAGTCGGACATGGCCGAGACGCTGAGGGCGATTTCCCTCGGCGGCGGCGACGCCTTCTACCGCGGCGAGATCGCCGGTCGCATCGCCGACGACATGGCCGCGAACGGCGGCTTCCTGACCCGCGTGGCGATGGCGGCCTACGAAGCTGAGGACTCGAGGATCGTGCGCGGATCCTACCGGGGGTTCGAGATCGTCGGCTCCGACATCCCGGCCTCCGGCGCGATCGCGATCCTCGCCCTCCAGATCGCCGAGGTCTTCGATCCCGGCGGCATGAGCGACGAGGCGTGGGCTTCCGTCATCGCCCAGTCCCTCGCCATCGCCATGACGGAATACCGCCGCCCGAGTTCGGACTCCTCCGCCGTGCGCGTGACGTCGAAGGCGTTCGCCCGCCAGCTCGCGGAGCAGGTCCGCGTGCCCGTGGAGGCCGCCATCGAATCGGGCACGGAGTCCTGGACCGCGTCGGGGGCCGCGAGTTCATGGTCCGCGGTCGGCGGTCCGGCGCTGCAACTGCCGCCGGAGGACGGCCACACGACGCATCTCTCCGCGGCGGACGGGAACGGCATGGCCATCGCGCTCACCCAGACGATCGGGCCCGGCATGGGAGCGAAGGTCGCCACCCCCGGACTCGGCTTCCTCTACGCCGTGACGCTGGGCGGCTACCTCGGGATCAGCGAGCCGGGCGAACGCGCGCGCTCCGGCATCACGCCGTTCATGGTCCTCGACGACGGCGAGCCGTTCCTCGTCCTGGGCGCCGCGGGCGGCATCCGCATCATCTCGGCGGTCGTCCAGGCCGTGACCCGGGTCGTCGATGACGGCCTGGCGCTACCCGCCGCGCTCGCGGCCCCCCGCGTGCATCCGGACATGGGCCCGGACGGACTCGCCGGCTTCTCCGTGGAAGCGGGCCCCGAGGACGGCTGGTCCGGGGCTTCGGTAGAGGAATTCCGGGAAATGGGATTCGAGATCACGCCCACGCCGCGGCAGGGCGCGTTCGGGCGCATCCACGGCCTGCAGTACGACGCCGCCACGCGCACCTGGATCGGGGCCGCCGACCCCGACTGGGAGGGCGCCGCCGTGGCGCCCCGCCCGCCGGGGCCGACAGGAGGTCGAGACTAGCCGGGCTGCATCCCGGGGCAGCCGGCGGCCTCGGCCACGGCGCGCGCGATCAGCACCTGCGCGAGGTGGACGCGGTACTCTGAACTCGCGTTCTCGTCCGCCGGGGGCGTCTCGAGTTCCGACACCTTCGACGCCGCCGCGAGGATCTGCGCCTTCTCGGACGCGCCGTTCAGGGCCGCTTCGACTCCGGGCGCCCGCAACGGCGTGCCGCCCATGTTCGTGAGCCCGATCGCGGCGCCCGCGATGCCCGACTCCGTCCAGTTCACGACCGCGGCCACGCCGACGATCGCCCAGTCCTGCGCGCGGCGCTGGAACTTCCGGTAGGCGCTGCCCGAGCCCTCCCGCTTCGGCACCCGGACGCCCGTCACGATCTCGCCATCGGCCGCGGCCGACATGAACGGACCGACGAAGAAGTCCGCCGCGGCCACCGATCGCGTGCCATCGCGTCCCGCGAGCGTGACCTCCGCATCGAGCGCGAGCAGCGCCGCCGGAAGGTCGGAGGCCGGATCCGCGTGCGCGACGGAGCCGCCGAGCGTGCCGCGGTGCCGCACCTGGGGATCGCCGATCCCTTCCGCCACCTTCGCGAGGAGGCCGCTGCCGCCCGTGAGTTCGGACGCGCCGGCCACTTCGTGATGCGTCGTCAGCGCGCCGATGACGACCGAGTCCCCATCCGCGTGCACGCCGCGCAGTTCGTCCAGGCCGCCGATATCGACGAGCAGCGAGGGCCGCGCGAGTCGCAACCGCATGAGCGGTAGCAGCGAATGTCCGCCAGCCAGCGGCCGGGCGTCCTCGCCGCCCTCGGCGAGCAGGCTCAGCGCCTCATCGAGAGACGACGCGCGCTCGTAGTCGAAAGACGCGGGAATCATGCCTCACCTCCCTGGGCCGCCTGAATCGCTCGCCAGACCCGTTCCGGACTCGCCGGCATCGGGATGTTCGTCACGCCGAGGTGCGAGAGCGCGTCCACGATCGCGTTGATCACGGCCGGCGCCGACCCGATCGTCCCTGCCTCGCCAATCCCCTTCACCCCCATGGGGTTCGAGGTGCTCGGCGTCACCGTTCGATCCGTCTCGAAGGACGGGAATTCCGCCGCGGACGGCACGAGGTAGTTGACCATCGACGAGGTCTCGAGCGTCCCATCCTCCGCGTACGTCGCCTCCTCGTACAGCGCGGCCGCAATCCCCTGCGCGACGCCGCCGTGCACCTGGCCGTCGACAATGACGGGGTTGATCACGGGCCCGCAGTCGTCGACCGCGATGTAGCGGACGAGATCCACCGCGCCCGTCTCCGTATCCACCTCGACGACGGCCACGTGCGTGCCGAAGGGGAAGGTGAAGTTCGGCGGGTCGTACACGCAGCTCGCCTCGAGCCCCGGCTCGGAGTCTTCCGGCAGGCTGTGGGCCGTCCACGCCGCGAAGGCGAGTTCCGGCATCGACTTCGTGCGGTCCGGCACGCCCTTCACCGAGAAGGTCCCCGCCTCGTACTCGAGGTCTTCGGGCGCCACCTCGAGCAGGTGCGCCGCGAGCCCTCTCGCCTTATCCACCACCCGGTCGCACGCATTGTGCACGGCGACGCCCGCCACCGCGAGGCTGCGGCTCCCGTAGGTGTTCATCCCGTGCGGCGCCACGTGCGTGTCGCCGTGGAGGACCGTGACGTCCTCGTACGAAATGCCGAGCGCGTCCGCCGCGATCTGGGACCAGGAGGTCACGTGCCCCTGCCCGTGCGGCGAGCTGCCCGTCACGACCTCCGCCTTTCCGGTCGGCAGCATGCGCACCGTGGCCGCGTCCCAGCCGCCGGCTGCGTACTTCAGCGAGGCCAGCACCTGCGAGGGCGCGAGCCCGCAGATCTCCACGTAGGAGGAGAACCCGACCCCGATCTGCTTGCCGCCCCCTCCCGCCCGGCGTTCTGCCTGGTCGCTCCGGAACCCGTCGTAGTCCAGCAGTTCCAGCGCCCGGTCGAGCGCGGGCTCGTAGTCGGCCGAGTCGAAGGCGAGCCCGCCCGGGCTCTGCACCATGTCGCCGGCCGGGAGGAAGTTGCGGCGCCGGATCTCCGCCGCGTCCACGCCGACCTCGCGAGCGAGCGCGTCGATCGCCCGCTCGATGGCGTAGGTGGCCTCGGGCCGGCCCGCGCCCCGGTAGGCGTCCGTTGGCGTCGTGTTCGTGAACACGCCCGTGCACTCGAAGTGGTACGCCTCGCCGCCGTAGCAACCGCAGTAGAGGAAGGCGCCCAGGAGCGGGACCCCCGGCGCCACGAGCTGCAGGTAGGCGCCCATCGCCGCCGCGATGTTCACGCGGTACCCGAGGATGTCGCCGTCGGAGGTCGCCGCGATCTCGATCTTCTGGACCTGGTCGCGGCCATGGATCGTGGCCAGGTATCCCTCGCTGCGGCCCGCGACCCACTTGACCGGCTTCCCGAGACGGCGCGCGAGGGCGATGCAGAGCGCCTCCTCGGCATAGACGTTGAGCTTGGAGCCGAAGCCGCCGCCCACGTCGGAGGGCGCGATGACCCGGATCTGGCCCTCGGGGATCCCGAGGGTGAGCGCGAACAGGACTTTCGCCACGTGCGGGATCTGCGTCGTGGACCACACGGTGAAGTCGC
This window contains:
- a CDS encoding TetR/AcrR family transcriptional regulator, producing MVPQAPAATRPPDTEQRPPDTEQRIFDAALTVFARKGRDGARLQEIADHAGINRALLHYYFRTKEQLYEAVFEHGCRQFMAGLSQSLRAEEGVEDSLRAFVYGYIDYIYEHQDMARLMLNECLCGGGVLERHLAAAIEAREEVPGLLLEDRLRAAIGAGEIREIDLRHTLLTIVSACLFPFVALPTVRLFHSRAVEDFDRFLQERKAHIVDLLLAGLRPTGGARREELA
- a CDS encoding gamma-glutamyltransferase, which produces MKPGVRMYGTTVLAVLAFAAVPLGLGAQSAPQVARSADGVVVAAQPLAAAAGARMLELGGNAADAAVAAAFAISVVEPSMNSIGGRNQILIRTPDGGVAGIDGTTSVPLGYDPATAPRAAYGYPTVGVPGSVAGLMRLHEEYGSLPLTTIMAPAIDYAAHGFRLLPGEARRQAGSRDQVAESEGARRYYLKADGSPYRPGDRLVQSDMAETLRAISLGGGDAFYRGEIAGRIADDMAANGGFLTRVAMAAYEAEDSRIVRGSYRGFEIVGSDIPASGAIAILALQIAEVFDPGGMSDEAWASVIAQSLAIAMTEYRRPSSDSSAVRVTSKAFARQLAEQVRVPVEAAIESGTESWTASGAASSWSAVGGPALQLPPEDGHTTHLSAADGNGMAIALTQTIGPGMGAKVATPGLGFLYAVTLGGYLGISEPGERARSGITPFMVLDDGEPFLVLGAAGGIRIISAVVQAVTRVVDDGLALPAALAAPRVHPDMGPDGLAGFSVEAGPEDGWSGASVEEFREMGFEITPTPRQGAFGRIHGLQYDAATRTWIGAADPDWEGAAVAPRPPGPTGGRD
- a CDS encoding xanthine dehydrogenase family protein subunit M, producing MIPASFDYERASSLDEALSLLAEGGEDARPLAGGHSLLPLMRLRLARPSLLVDIGGLDELRGVHADGDSVVIGALTTHHEVAGASELTGGSGLLAKVAEGIGDPQVRHRGTLGGSVAHADPASDLPAALLALDAEVTLAGRDGTRSVAAADFFVGPFMSAAADGEIVTGVRVPKREGSGSAYRKFQRRAQDWAIVGVAAVVNWTESGIAGAAIGLTNMGGTPLRAPGVEAALNGASEKAQILAAASKVSELETPPADENASSEYRVHLAQVLIARAVAEAAGCPGMQPG
- a CDS encoding molybdopterin-dependent oxidoreductase, with the protein product MATAEKYVGGGVPRKEDPKLLTGQGAFLEGLTLPGMLHAALVRSPHGSARINSVDVSDAEAAEGVVAAYSGADLADEWAAGLPMAWPVTDDIRIPDHWPVAQDAARYVGDAVAVVVATSRNAALDAAELVEVDYEVLDAVVDVEAALADDAPRVHESFDDNKSYTWALTNGDVDAAFAKADVVVSERYTQPRLIPNAMEPRAVVAQSVPSTGDFTVWSTTQIPHVAKVLFALTLGIPEGQIRVIAPSDVGGGFGSKLNVYAEEALCIALARRLGKPVKWVAGRSEGYLATIHGRDQVQKIEIAATSDGDILGYRVNIAAAMGAYLQLVAPGVPLLGAFLYCGCYGGEAYHFECTGVFTNTTPTDAYRGAGRPEATYAIERAIDALAREVGVDAAEIRRRNFLPAGDMVQSPGGLAFDSADYEPALDRALELLDYDGFRSDQAERRAGGGGKQIGVGFSSYVEICGLAPSQVLASLKYAAGGWDAATVRMLPTGKAEVVTGSSPHGQGHVTSWSQIAADALGISYEDVTVLHGDTHVAPHGMNTYGSRSLAVAGVAVHNACDRVVDKARGLAAHLLEVAPEDLEYEAGTFSVKGVPDRTKSMPELAFAAWTAHSLPEDSEPGLEASCVYDPPNFTFPFGTHVAVVEVDTETGAVDLVRYIAVDDCGPVINPVIVDGQVHGGVAQGIAAALYEEATYAEDGTLETSSMVNYLVPSAAEFPSFETDRTVTPSTSNPMGVKGIGEAGTIGSAPAVINAIVDALSHLGVTNIPMPASPERVWRAIQAAQGGEA